A single Fusobacterium hominis DNA region contains:
- a CDS encoding tetratricopeptide repeat protein yields MGKDLFTTEIFAQFDPEFLSSAEENLRYELLSNPKDNKKLEQLATLLYHKRDYDGAINLYLKIIDNDETARKYAFLGYLYFEKDDYQNAISYFEKSLDIDPKNAFVYFLLGNSYSRIGRVIDAVTNYDLAIFLNFDIYKAHVDFAQKYEQMGLFQRALKEYIIAYEIDPRNKEIKNKIESLKSQLR; encoded by the coding sequence ATGGGAAAAGATTTATTTACAACTGAGATATTTGCACAGTTTGATCCGGAATTTTTATCATCAGCTGAGGAAAATCTGAGATATGAACTTCTTAGTAATCCTAAAGACAATAAAAAATTGGAACAACTAGCAACTCTTTTATACCACAAAAGAGATTATGATGGAGCTATAAATCTCTATCTAAAAATAATCGACAATGATGAAACAGCTAGAAAATATGCTTTTTTGGGTTATCTCTATTTTGAAAAAGATGATTATCAAAATGCTATTTCTTATTTCGAAAAATCTCTTGATATAGATCCAAAGAATGCTTTTGTATACTTCCTACTTGGAAATTCGTATTCAAGAATAGGACGAGTTATAGATGCAGTAACAAATTATGATCTTGCTATTTTCTTAAACTTTGATATATACAAAGCTCATGTTGATTTCGCTCAAAAATATGAGCAAATGGGCTTATTTCAAAGAGCTTTAAAAGAATATATTATAGCATATGAAATCGATCCTAGAAATAAAGAAATTAAAAATAAAATAGAGAGTTTAAAATCACAACTTAGATAA
- a CDS encoding J domain-containing protein, with protein sequence MVSTAFLIVLIIFILLAFNTGVNRAIAFLPVLGLLFIAILFIGYFFVPIVIMAVVWYLLNKNRPRSNRNTYYWSSSNTQDFEEFFRRAGGTYGGYQQNSGYSNQNNPFGYTENLTKYYQVLGVPEGASKEDIKKAYRDLVKQHHPDKFANNPSEKEYHENRLKEINEAYEKLIKD encoded by the coding sequence ATGGTTAGTACCGCATTTTTAATAGTGTTGATCATATTTATTCTTTTAGCTTTCAACACAGGGGTAAACAGAGCTATAGCTTTTTTACCTGTACTTGGTTTACTTTTTATTGCAATTTTATTTATTGGATACTTTTTTGTACCAATAGTTATTATGGCAGTAGTTTGGTATCTACTCAATAAAAATCGTCCACGTTCAAATAGAAATACCTATTATTGGAGTAGTTCTAATACTCAAGATTTTGAAGAGTTTTTCCGTAGAGCTGGAGGAACTTATGGTGGGTATCAACAAAATAGTGGATATTCAAATCAAAATAATCCTTTTGGATATACTGAAAATTTAACTAAATATTATCAAGTTTTAGGAGTCCCTGAAGGTGCTTCAAAAGAAGATATAAAAAAAGCTTATAGAGATCTTGTTAAACAACATCATCCTGATAAGTTTGCAAATAATCCTAGTGAAAAAGAGTATCATGAAAATAGATTAAAAGAAATAAATGAAGCTTATGAAAAATTAATAAAAGATTGA